One Paracoccaceae bacterium genomic region harbors:
- a CDS encoding endonuclease/exonuclease/phosphatase, with protein sequence MEHFKLAAWNIEHGDKLAVPRPEDEPRLDAIAEEIAGIDPDVLLVGEGPKGEARAAAFFDRVAPGYDLVTRGSADWRDYGTQGAQWLWFLVRRGVPIRGRLQHLDRWRALTAPAWGNQRRGDRWEVSFPIFDAAAANLRFLVPGTHGHYRHPQVLQVEIDLPNGKMQHLEIIGCHLKSKINGVYPKGDAYAADFFDRQPALVADIMTSRIKLTTEATDIRHYIDARFQSEPDAAIIVAGDLNDGPGKERIERRFLYHDLVGNLQGDVFLARQFLNHALFDFDDTARWSYDLGRDRLDPARNPRILLDHIMFTQALTGADRPQVAAFRARSGGGKIEHDVHHRVAAARGRKAQTSDHRAVSMIFDRRAQATS encoded by the coding sequence ATGGAGCATTTCAAGCTCGCGGCCTGGAACATCGAACATGGCGACAAGTTGGCCGTCCCCCGCCCCGAGGATGAACCGCGCCTTGATGCGATCGCGGAAGAAATCGCGGGCATCGACCCCGACGTCCTGCTGGTCGGCGAGGGCCCCAAGGGCGAGGCCCGCGCCGCCGCCTTCTTTGACCGGGTCGCGCCCGGCTATGATCTGGTGACCCGGGGTTCCGCCGACTGGCGCGACTATGGCACGCAGGGCGCGCAGTGGCTGTGGTTCCTGGTCCGGCGCGGGGTGCCGATTCGCGGGCGGCTCCAGCATCTGGACCGCTGGCGCGCACTGACCGCGCCCGCCTGGGGCAACCAGCGGCGTGGCGACCGGTGGGAAGTCTCGTTTCCGATCTTCGATGCCGCAGCGGCGAACCTGCGGTTCCTCGTGCCGGGCACGCACGGCCACTACCGGCATCCGCAGGTCCTGCAGGTCGAGATCGACCTGCCGAACGGCAAGATGCAGCATCTGGAGATCATCGGCTGCCACCTGAAAAGCAAGATCAACGGCGTCTACCCCAAGGGCGATGCCTATGCGGCGGATTTCTTCGATCGCCAACCGGCGCTCGTGGCCGACATCATGACCTCGCGCATCAAGCTGACGACCGAGGCAACCGATATCCGCCACTACATCGATGCCCGGTTCCAGTCCGAACCCGATGCCGCAATCATCGTCGCGGGCGACCTGAACGACGGGCCGGGCAAGGAGCGGATCGAGCGGCGGTTTCTCTACCACGATCTCGTCGGCAACCTGCAGGGCGATGTCTTTCTCGCGCGGCAGTTCCTGAACCATGCGCTGTTCGACTTCGACGACACCGCCCGCTGGTCCTACGATCTGGGGCGCGACCGGCTGGACCCCGCACGCAACCCCCGCATCCTGCTGGATCACATCATGTTCACGCAAGCCCTGACCGGCGCCGACCGTCCGCAGGTCGCGGCGTTCCGGGCGCGGTCCGGTGGCGGCAAGATCGAACATGACGTGCACCACCGGGTCGCCGCCGCGCGCGGCAGGAAGGCGCAGACCAGCGATCATCGCGCGGTCTCGATGATCTTCGACCGGCGGGCGCAGGCCACGTCCTGA
- a CDS encoding MFS transporter has product MDDATSATRGRWAVATMFLANGFVMGAWAPQIPLLLPRHGIGEATLGLLILVLGAGAVGAMLFCGRLIGRFGARAVLRTFMLAIVPVLPVVVFAPSVPLLAVAMALFGAMIGCMDVAMNANAVEVERRLGRAIMSSSHGFWSLGGFAGGASGSVIIARAGSEVQAMATAGITLALVLIAAPYLMAGDPPAARDRTEPQTRLIPHDGALWLLGALALLSMVPEGAVLDWAALYLGKELGAGVETSGLAFALFAGAMAVVRFAGDAIRNRFGAVRTLRVSGLIGAAGLAVAASAPDAGIAIAGFALAGLGVANMVPVIFSAAGNHPGLPSGAAISVVTMVGYAGILVAPSTIGFAAEAVGFRLTFGVLAALLLFVSSLAARAAAADAAVIPGAVQTRPAT; this is encoded by the coding sequence ATGGATGACGCAACCTCAGCCACGCGGGGCCGGTGGGCCGTGGCCACCATGTTCCTGGCCAACGGTTTCGTCATGGGGGCCTGGGCGCCACAAATCCCCTTGCTTCTGCCCCGGCACGGGATCGGCGAAGCGACACTGGGCCTGCTGATCCTGGTTCTGGGTGCCGGGGCCGTGGGGGCGATGCTGTTCTGCGGGCGCCTGATCGGGCGTTTCGGCGCACGCGCCGTGCTGCGGACCTTCATGCTCGCCATCGTGCCGGTGTTGCCGGTGGTCGTCTTTGCCCCTTCGGTGCCGCTGCTGGCAGTTGCGATGGCCCTGTTCGGCGCGATGATCGGCTGCATGGACGTGGCGATGAACGCGAACGCGGTCGAGGTCGAGCGTCGGCTCGGCCGGGCCATCATGTCCTCCTCGCACGGGTTCTGGAGCCTCGGGGGCTTTGCGGGCGGCGCCTCGGGCAGCGTGATCATCGCCCGGGCCGGGTCCGAAGTGCAGGCCATGGCGACCGCAGGGATCACCCTGGCGCTCGTGCTGATCGCCGCACCCTACCTGATGGCCGGCGATCCCCCTGCCGCCCGCGACCGGACGGAGCCGCAGACGCGCCTGATTCCGCATGACGGGGCGCTGTGGCTTCTGGGGGCGCTTGCCCTGCTGTCGATGGTGCCGGAAGGCGCGGTCCTCGACTGGGCCGCACTCTACCTCGGCAAGGAACTCGGCGCGGGCGTCGAAACCTCGGGCCTGGCCTTCGCCCTGTTCGCGGGGGCCATGGCCGTGGTGCGCTTTGCGGGCGATGCCATCCGCAACCGCTTCGGTGCCGTCCGCACCCTGCGCGTATCGGGCCTGATCGGCGCGGCAGGGCTTGCCGTCGCGGCATCCGCGCCCGACGCCGGGATCGCGATCGCGGGCTTCGCCCTGGCGGGGCTCGGTGTGGCGAACATGGTGCCGGTGATCTTTTCCGCGGCCGGGAACCACCCCGGGCTTCCCTCGGGCGCGGCGATCTCGGTGGTCACGATGGTCGGCTACGCGGGCATCCTGGTCGCGCCCTCCACCATCGGCTTCGCCGCCGAGGCGGTCGGCTTCCGCCTGACCTTCGGTGTCCTGGCGGCGCTTCTGCTGTTCGTGTCGTCCCTGGCGGCCCGCGCGGCGGCGGCGGACGCGGCCGTGATCCCCGGCGCCGTTCAGACGAGGCCCGCCACCTGA
- a CDS encoding isochorismatase family protein, translating into MATGLLVIDMQMGMADRTTAGRPRANPQAEDHVAALLSLFRERGLPVVHVHHDDPDPASPFRRDAPGGAPMPCALPVAGEAVIWKSGSSAFAGTGLDAHLRRAGIDRLVLVGAVAAFCVTSTCRWAHDLGFAVILPGDALIGFDIPAHDGGRIDAATVLRVTLSLLGADFAQLVTADQVAGLV; encoded by the coding sequence ATGGCCACGGGACTGCTGGTCATCGACATGCAGATGGGGATGGCGGACCGCACGACGGCCGGGCGGCCGCGCGCGAACCCGCAGGCCGAGGATCATGTGGCGGCGCTGCTGTCGCTGTTCCGGGAACGCGGGCTGCCGGTGGTGCATGTGCATCATGACGATCCCGACCCTGCCTCGCCTTTCCGCCGCGACGCGCCGGGCGGGGCGCCGATGCCCTGCGCGCTGCCGGTCGCTGGCGAGGCGGTGATCTGGAAATCGGGGTCGTCGGCCTTTGCCGGGACCGGCCTTGACGCGCATCTGCGCCGGGCGGGCATCGACCGCCTGGTGCTGGTGGGGGCGGTTGCGGCGTTCTGCGTCACCTCGACCTGCCGCTGGGCGCATGACCTGGGCTTTGCCGTCATCCTGCCGGGCGATGCCCTGATCGGGTTCGACATTCCTGCCCATGACGGCGGCAGGATCGACGCCGCCACGGTCCTGCGCGTGACGCTGTCGCTGCTCGGGGCCGATTTCGCACAGCTGGTGACGGCGGATCAGGTGGCGGGCCTCGTCTGA
- the argF gene encoding ornithine carbamoyltransferase, with product MNHFLDIHTTDAAALRGMIDAARTMKTARGDRPRGAPDDDLPLAGRMVALIFEKPSTRTRVSFDVGVRQMGGATMVLSGKEMQLGHGETIADTARVLSRYVDLIMIRTYEEATLHEMAEHATVPVINGLTNRTHPCQIMADVMTYEEHRGPIAGRKVVWSGDGNNVCASFIHAAGQFGFDFTFTGPPPLDPEEAWVKFALSKGVGMRIERDPFRAVEGADLVVTDTWVSMHDPESAKERRHNQLRGYQVNEALMARAKPDALFMHCLPAHRNDEVTSTVMDGPHSVVFDEAENRLHAQKAVMRWCLGV from the coding sequence ATGAACCATTTTCTCGACATCCATACGACCGACGCCGCCGCGCTGCGCGGCATGATCGACGCCGCCCGCACCATGAAGACCGCGCGGGGCGACCGTCCGCGCGGCGCCCCCGACGACGACCTGCCGCTTGCCGGACGGATGGTCGCGCTGATCTTCGAAAAGCCGTCGACCCGCACCCGCGTCAGTTTCGACGTCGGCGTGCGCCAGATGGGCGGTGCCACCATGGTGCTTTCGGGAAAGGAGATGCAGCTTGGCCATGGCGAGACCATCGCCGACACGGCCCGGGTGCTGTCGCGCTATGTCGACCTGATCATGATCCGCACCTATGAGGAGGCGACGCTGCACGAGATGGCGGAACATGCCACGGTGCCGGTGATCAACGGCCTGACCAACCGCACCCATCCCTGCCAGATCATGGCCGACGTGATGACCTATGAGGAACACCGCGGCCCGATCGCCGGGCGCAAGGTGGTCTGGTCGGGTGATGGCAACAATGTCTGCGCGTCCTTCATCCATGCCGCAGGCCAGTTCGGGTTCGACTTCACCTTCACCGGCCCGCCGCCGCTGGACCCCGAGGAGGCCTGGGTGAAGTTCGCCCTGTCCAAGGGTGTGGGCATGCGCATCGAGCGCGATCCGTTCAGGGCGGTCGAGGGGGCCGATCTGGTGGTGACGGACACATGGGTCAGCATGCACGACCCCGAAAGCGCCAAGGAGCGCCGCCACAACCAGCTGCGTGGCTATCAGGTGAACGAGGCGCTGATGGCGCGCGCCAAGCCCGATGCGCTGTTCATGCACTGTCTGCCCGCGCACCGGAACGACGAGGTGACAAGCACGGTGATGGACGGGCCGCATTCGGTGGTTTTCGACGAGGCCGAGAACCGCCTGCATGCGCAGAAGGCCGTCATGCGGTGGTGCCTGGGCGTCTGA
- a CDS encoding aspartate aminotransferase family protein, translated as MTSAVLPTYNRAPLSFVRGEGSWLIAEDGSRYLDLGAGIAVNALGHAHPALVAAVTAQAQKLWHVSNVYRIPEQEALAERLANATFADRVFFTNSGTEAAELAIKMVRKYWHEKGDPDRTQIVAFEGAFHGRSTGAIAAAGSEKMTKGFGPLMPGFTHLPFGDHDALRAAVTDRTAAVLVEPIQGEGGIRVLPDACLKGLRDLCDSTGALLVFDEVQCGMGRTGRLFAHEWAGAAPDIMMVAKGIGGGFPLGAVLATEAASAGMTAGTHGSTYGGNPLACAVGLAVMDHVDDPAFLAEVSRKGALFRQRLEGLVAAHPDVFEAVRGQGLMLGLKCRVAPADVVKAGYAQNVLTVAAADSVVRLLPALNIPDDDIAEAVRRLDAAATALSQKAA; from the coding sequence ATGACCTCTGCCGTCCTTCCCACCTACAACCGCGCGCCGCTGTCCTTCGTGCGCGGCGAAGGCTCCTGGCTGATCGCGGAGGACGGGTCGCGATACCTAGACCTCGGTGCCGGGATCGCGGTGAACGCGCTTGGGCACGCGCATCCGGCCCTTGTTGCCGCGGTGACGGCGCAGGCGCAGAAGCTCTGGCATGTGTCGAATGTCTACCGCATCCCCGAGCAGGAGGCGCTGGCAGAACGGCTGGCGAATGCGACCTTCGCGGATCGCGTGTTCTTCACCAACTCGGGGACCGAGGCGGCGGAACTGGCGATCAAGATGGTCCGCAAGTACTGGCACGAAAAGGGCGACCCCGACCGGACGCAGATCGTGGCGTTCGAGGGGGCATTCCATGGCCGGTCCACCGGCGCCATCGCGGCGGCCGGGTCCGAGAAGATGACCAAGGGCTTCGGCCCGCTGATGCCCGGCTTCACGCACCTGCCCTTTGGCGACCACGATGCGCTGCGCGCTGCCGTGACCGACCGCACGGCGGCGGTTCTGGTCGAGCCGATCCAGGGCGAGGGCGGCATCCGCGTGTTGCCGGACGCCTGCCTGAAGGGGCTGCGCGATCTTTGCGACAGCACCGGCGCGCTGCTGGTGTTCGACGAGGTGCAATGCGGCATGGGGCGCACCGGCAGGCTGTTTGCCCATGAATGGGCCGGGGCCGCGCCCGACATCATGATGGTGGCCAAGGGCATCGGCGGGGGCTTTCCGCTGGGAGCGGTTCTGGCGACCGAGGCGGCCTCGGCCGGAATGACGGCCGGAACCCACGGCTCGACCTATGGCGGCAATCCACTGGCCTGCGCCGTGGGTCTTGCCGTCATGGACCATGTCGACGATCCGGCGTTCCTTGCCGAGGTGTCGCGCAAGGGCGCGCTGTTCCGCCAGCGGCTAGAAGGGCTGGTGGCCGCCCACCCCGACGTGTTCGAGGCCGTGCGCGGTCAGGGCCTGATGCTGGGGCTCAAGTGCCGCGTGGCGCCGGCCGATGTCGTGAAGGCGGGATATGCGCAGAACGTGCTGACCGTTGCTGCCGCCGACAGCGTGGTGCGCCTGCTGCCCGCGCTGAACATCCCCGACGACGACATCGCCGAGGCGGTCCGACGCCTGGATGCAGCCGCCACGGCGCTTTCGCAGAAGGCCGCCTGA